From one Variovorax sp. PBL-H6 genomic stretch:
- a CDS encoding NAD(P)/FAD-dependent oxidoreductase, which translates to MRPADLRVAVIGAGVVGSCIALALRKRGATVTLVDRDEPGRGCSYGNSGALSPGSVAPLAMPGILSSAPRMLLDEESPLHLPLPYLAKAVPWLMRFVASAQPSRVALSAAKLAALHAGAIDRHEALARELGVPELFVRRGHLHLYPDARALAKDAAGWRMRLHYGYPFTQLDRDGILALEPHVGERYRVGMFIADHATIVNPFRYVQAMVRGFTARGGRLRHDEVRAMAPLEDGRWCLATAGAVDGAENSFDHVVVAAGAWSRRLLDPLGVHLALESQRGYHVQFQGGRGTVSRTVVLADRKIFVTPMEEGLRVGGTVEIGGLERPPDPRRAAILERIARETFANLDGLKAKQWMGHRPCMPDSVPVIGPAAGRPGLWLAVGHGHLGLTDSINTAQSIASGMLGARSITP; encoded by the coding sequence ATGCGGCCGGCTGACTTGCGGGTCGCCGTCATCGGTGCCGGCGTGGTCGGCAGCTGCATCGCGCTGGCATTGCGCAAGCGCGGCGCGACCGTCACGCTAGTCGACCGCGACGAGCCCGGTCGCGGCTGCAGCTACGGCAACTCTGGCGCACTCAGTCCGGGCTCGGTCGCGCCCTTGGCCATGCCGGGCATCCTGTCCTCTGCGCCCCGTATGCTGCTCGACGAGGAGAGCCCGCTGCACCTGCCCCTGCCCTACCTGGCCAAGGCGGTGCCCTGGCTGATGCGCTTCGTCGCCTCCGCCCAACCCTCGCGGGTCGCGCTCTCGGCCGCCAAGCTGGCGGCGCTGCACGCGGGCGCCATCGATCGCCACGAAGCGCTGGCGCGCGAACTCGGCGTGCCCGAGCTCTTCGTGCGCCGCGGCCACCTGCATCTTTATCCCGACGCGCGCGCCCTGGCCAAGGACGCGGCCGGCTGGCGCATGCGTCTTCACTACGGCTACCCATTCACGCAACTGGACCGCGACGGCATCCTGGCTCTGGAGCCGCACGTGGGCGAGCGCTACCGGGTCGGGATGTTCATTGCCGACCACGCAACCATCGTCAACCCCTTCCGGTATGTGCAGGCGATGGTGCGCGGCTTTACCGCGCGCGGGGGCCGGCTGCGGCACGATGAGGTGCGCGCGATGGCACCGCTGGAGGACGGGCGCTGGTGCCTGGCCACGGCAGGCGCCGTCGATGGCGCTGAAAACTCCTTCGACCACGTCGTGGTGGCGGCGGGGGCCTGGTCGCGCCGGCTGCTGGACCCGCTGGGCGTGCACCTGGCGCTGGAGAGCCAGCGTGGCTATCACGTGCAGTTCCAGGGCGGGCGCGGCACTGTCTCGCGCACCGTGGTGCTGGCCGATCGCAAGATCTTCGTGACGCCGATGGAAGAGGGTCTGCGTGTGGGCGGCACGGTGGAGATTGGTGGCCTGGAGCGCCCGCCCGACCCGCGTCGCGCCGCGATCCTGGAGCGCATCGCGCGGGAGACCTTCGCAAACCTCGACGGCCTGAAAGCCAAGCAGTGGATGGGCCACCGTCCCTGCATGCCCGACTCGGTGCCGGTCATCGGCCCGGCCGCCGGCCGGCCGGGCCTCTGGCTGGCAGTCGGCCACGGCCACCTGGGCCTCACGGATTCCATCAACACCGCGCAGTCGATCGCGAGCGGCATGCTTGGCGCGCGGTCCATCACGCCCTGA
- a CDS encoding PPK2 family polyphosphate kinase, with protein MGNFKKYRVSSDKFRLANVNPGDSPFLKGDEEDQLERLERLAGDLDELQNLLHAEGRRKVLLVLQGMDTSGKDGTIRWVFSRTSPLGVRVTAYKAPSEDERARDYLWRCHANVPRGGEIMVWNRSHYEDVLVPWVEGWIDKAELIRRYAQIQDFERLLVETGTVVVKCMLHISKETQRERLQSRVDDPGKRWKFRLDDLDVRKKWAAYQRAYDQALRGTSSSYAPWHVIPSDSKRHRNLMIAELLVKTLRDMKLALPRPDPSMDGLQVK; from the coding sequence ATGGGCAACTTCAAGAAGTACCGGGTCAGCAGTGACAAGTTCAGGCTCGCGAACGTCAACCCGGGCGATTCACCCTTTCTCAAAGGCGACGAGGAAGACCAGCTGGAACGGCTCGAACGGCTGGCCGGGGACCTCGACGAGCTCCAGAACCTGCTCCATGCCGAGGGGCGGCGCAAGGTGCTGCTCGTGCTGCAGGGAATGGACACCAGCGGCAAGGACGGGACCATCCGGTGGGTGTTCTCGCGCACCTCGCCCCTGGGCGTGCGCGTGACGGCCTACAAGGCCCCGAGCGAGGACGAGCGCGCCCGCGACTACCTATGGCGCTGCCATGCCAATGTGCCGCGCGGCGGCGAGATCATGGTGTGGAACCGCAGCCACTACGAGGACGTGCTGGTGCCCTGGGTCGAAGGATGGATCGACAAGGCGGAGCTGATCCGCCGCTACGCACAGATCCAGGATTTCGAACGCCTGCTCGTCGAGACGGGCACGGTGGTCGTCAAGTGCATGCTGCACATTAGCAAGGAGACGCAGCGCGAGCGCTTGCAGTCGCGGGTCGACGATCCTGGCAAACGCTGGAAATTCCGGCTCGACGACCTGGACGTGCGCAAGAAGTGGGCGGCCTACCAGCGCGCCTACGACCAGGCGCTGCGTGGCACCTCCAGCAGCTACGCGCCATGGCACGTCATCCCGTCCGACAGCAAGCGCCATCGCAACCTGATGATTGCCGAACTGCTGGTCAAGACGCTGCGGGACATGAAGCTCGCCCTGCCACGACCGGACCCATCAATGGATGGGCTGCAGGTCAAGTAG
- a CDS encoding RNA-binding S4 domain-containing protein → MDRLRIDKWLWAARFFKTRTLAADEIGKNRVQINGEVAKASREVKAGDLVAVRLGGGLDRIVRVRGLSGQRGPAPVAQQLYDETPESLAAQAAAREQRRMGSEPALSIVQGRPTKRDRRDLDQARHVDWDNRWSASLDPDDE, encoded by the coding sequence ATGGACCGCCTGCGCATCGACAAATGGCTCTGGGCCGCGCGCTTCTTCAAGACGCGCACCCTGGCCGCCGACGAAATCGGCAAGAACCGCGTGCAGATCAACGGCGAGGTGGCGAAGGCCTCGCGCGAGGTGAAGGCGGGAGACCTGGTTGCAGTGCGCCTCGGCGGCGGGCTCGACCGCATCGTGCGGGTGCGGGGCCTGAGCGGCCAGCGCGGACCGGCCCCGGTGGCACAGCAGCTCTACGACGAGACGCCCGAGAGCCTGGCCGCTCAGGCGGCTGCGCGCGAGCAGCGGCGAATGGGCAGCGAGCCAGCGCTCAGCATCGTGCAGGGACGGCCGACCAAGCGCGACCGGCGCGACCTTGACCAGGCCCGGCACGTGGATTGGGACAATCGCTGGAGTGCCTCGCTGGATCCCGACGACGAGTGA
- a CDS encoding S1 family peptidase, protein MKNLQDASERICELKGSLIAIDALLPALLEAMPVASHSQLVRSFEAHAEAARAVMQPVLLSEQVLATFEREIVRLRAVLAGTAPPAPRSATEAALLTTTRVSTFLGPSSLSGASGFFFRRDGRLFLVTSRHVLADETSSHFPDRIEVEVHTDTLDLTRYAAVSVPLYREGLSQWRQAADSAGDVDVAAIEIDVGSLPASSILHAFGPEHLEASGDIAEVGDALVIIGFPLGFHDTVHHLPVVRSASIASAFGVRFQQQGYFLTDARTHRGSSGAPVLRRSQDPNADRSQLPWQLLGVHSTRMDMRTRDLLQDESLGLNCAWYADVLMALTEPATAAAKA, encoded by the coding sequence ATGAAGAACCTGCAAGATGCCAGCGAGCGCATCTGCGAACTCAAGGGGAGCCTCATCGCGATCGATGCTCTCCTGCCCGCCCTGCTCGAGGCAATGCCGGTCGCCTCCCACTCACAACTGGTACGCTCGTTCGAGGCACATGCCGAGGCCGCGCGTGCGGTGATGCAGCCCGTCTTACTCTCCGAACAGGTCCTTGCCACCTTCGAGCGCGAGATTGTCCGTTTGCGCGCCGTGCTCGCAGGAACCGCCCCGCCGGCACCACGCAGTGCCACCGAAGCGGCGCTCCTGACCACGACGCGCGTCAGCACCTTCCTGGGACCGAGCTCCCTGTCTGGTGCAAGCGGCTTTTTCTTTCGCCGCGATGGGCGGCTGTTCCTGGTCACCAGCCGGCATGTACTTGCCGATGAAACGAGCAGCCACTTTCCCGACCGGATCGAGGTCGAGGTGCATACCGACACGCTTGACCTGACGCGCTACGCGGCGGTTTCGGTACCGCTCTATCGCGAGGGCCTGAGCCAATGGCGCCAGGCGGCCGACAGCGCCGGCGACGTGGATGTGGCCGCCATCGAGATCGACGTCGGCAGCTTGCCTGCTTCGAGCATCCTGCACGCATTCGGGCCCGAGCACCTCGAAGCCTCGGGTGACATTGCCGAGGTCGGAGACGCGCTGGTCATCATCGGCTTTCCGCTCGGCTTTCATGACACGGTGCACCACCTTCCGGTGGTGCGAAGCGCATCCATTGCCTCGGCCTTCGGCGTGCGCTTCCAGCAGCAGGGTTACTTTCTGACCGACGCCCGCACCCATCGAGGCAGCAGCGGCGCCCCGGTACTGCGGCGCAGCCAGGATCCGAACGCAGACCGGTCACAACTGCCCTGGCAACTGCTCGGGGTGCACTCCACGCGCATGGACATGCGCACGCGCGACCTCTTGCAGGACGAATCGCTCGGGCTCAACTGTGCCTGGTATGCGGACGTGCTCATGGCACTGACGGAGCCGGCTACAGCCGCGGCGAAGGCCTGA
- a CDS encoding sensor histidine kinase, whose translation MMRAASLRARLLTGILVPVALFIVVNSVSLYRQSRAAATTAYDRTLLASAKTIGEQLDVEGYDEQASLRAVVPYSALEAFEADNQSKIFYRVSTLGGEMISGFAELPFWRGKLPDRPPYAALVDFYDDRFRGQPVRMAVLLQPVASARGRAMAVVQVAETLELRETLVRKLLVDMLWRQLVLLAVIAGVTVFVVQRATRPVRHLGELIEARAPDDFSPIDAPDTPRELRPLVDATTEVMGRLQRLLDHQKRFVRDTAHQLRTPLAVLKAQVQSARRGDVPTGEALAEISDTVERATTLANQMLSLAKVEQLRQQPDWQVLDLGEAVRQVALDLSALMADKALDVELSGGSVLVRAHRWMLQELARNLLHNAIKHSPRGGALVVRVRAEEAAALFVVSDQGAGIPDELRQRLFAPFAAGDMVSGSGLGLAICREIVLALGGSIALENREIGGQRNGLDAVVQLPLAGDNR comes from the coding sequence GTGATGCGCGCCGCCTCGCTGCGCGCCAGGCTGCTCACGGGCATCCTGGTACCGGTTGCGCTGTTCATCGTGGTAAATAGCGTGAGCCTGTACCGCCAGAGCCGCGCGGCCGCGACGACCGCCTACGACCGCACCCTGCTTGCTTCGGCCAAGACCATTGGCGAGCAACTCGACGTCGAGGGCTACGACGAGCAGGCCTCGCTGCGCGCCGTCGTTCCCTACTCGGCGCTGGAGGCCTTCGAGGCCGACAACCAGAGCAAGATCTTCTATCGGGTCTCCACGCTCGGCGGCGAGATGATCTCCGGATTCGCCGAGCTGCCGTTCTGGCGCGGCAAGCTGCCGGACCGGCCGCCCTATGCAGCCCTGGTGGACTTCTACGACGATCGCTTTCGCGGGCAGCCGGTCCGCATGGCCGTGCTCCTGCAGCCGGTGGCCAGCGCTCGCGGACGCGCCATGGCCGTGGTGCAGGTAGCCGAGACGCTGGAGCTGCGCGAGACGCTGGTTCGCAAGCTTCTGGTCGACATGCTCTGGCGGCAGCTCGTGCTGCTGGCCGTGATTGCCGGGGTGACCGTGTTCGTGGTGCAGCGCGCCACTCGGCCGGTGCGCCACCTGGGCGAGCTGATCGAAGCGCGCGCGCCCGACGATTTCTCGCCCATCGACGCGCCGGACACGCCCCGCGAGCTGCGCCCGCTGGTCGATGCCACCACCGAGGTCATGGGGCGGCTGCAGCGATTGCTGGACCATCAGAAGCGATTCGTGCGCGACACCGCGCATCAGCTGCGCACGCCGCTGGCGGTGCTCAAGGCCCAGGTGCAGTCGGCACGCCGTGGCGACGTGCCAACCGGCGAGGCACTCGCGGAAATCAGCGACACCGTGGAGCGCGCCACCACGCTGGCCAACCAGATGCTGTCGCTGGCCAAGGTCGAGCAGTTGCGCCAGCAGCCCGATTGGCAGGTGCTGGACCTGGGCGAGGCGGTGCGCCAGGTCGCGCTCGACCTCTCGGCGCTGATGGCCGACAAGGCGCTGGACGTGGAGCTCTCGGGCGGCTCGGTGCTCGTGCGCGCACATCGCTGGATGCTGCAGGAACTGGCCCGCAACCTGCTGCACAACGCCATCAAGCACAGCCCGCGCGGTGGAGCGCTGGTGGTGCGCGTGCGGGCCGAAGAAGCGGCCGCCTTGTTCGTCGTGAGCGACCAGGGTGCCGGCATTCCGGACGAGCTGCGCCAGCGCTTGTTCGCGCCCTTCGCCGCGGGCGACATGGTCAGCGGCTCAGGGCTGGGGCTGGCCATTTGCCGCGAGATCGTGCTCGCGCTGGGCGGAAGCATCGCCCTCGAGAACCGGGAAATCGGCGGACAACGCAACGGGCTCGATGCCGTGGTGCAGCTGCCGCTGGCGGGCGACAATCGCTGA